The Vibrio gallaecicus genome contains a region encoding:
- a CDS encoding response regulator, with protein MFRFYRKQKFKRLQNTLMLAFLVLSITPVTVIAFFFLQSHSADLQEQSTSHLVSVRDTKQQQVTDYLQAQESQVIGFVRSELAIASGGRFYGLVNAFQRLGLDIDEARENAQQRYIQGSGNQIKTSILPESSSYVGSERYRLLHKRYHQAYLELLKRSDFDDILLVDINGNVTYSVYKNDNYGTNLTTGVYKDSNLGKTFTRLNQDVISKRKSNEDYTPIIVSDFELENGKQSAWLGAPIIQQGYLHSYAMFRLPNNGITNLIADLNKSSNMHSLLVGSDHLPRSLAHSQESINLSLEVVDKALAGENAVGTFNNALGEPTIAAYTPIKLKYATWALVVELPEKEAFSRIYQLEKIFIITMLTAIILVVVASHYLSNFITSPLLKLTWAAEKVSAGDLDEAMINMERKDEIGRLAVSFERMQRSIREKILLIKSQNQELEDNLKVIQKQNDDLQLANKLKDEFLATTSHELRTPLHGMVGIAEALISGANGPIPASQKYQLDIIINSGQRLTTLVDDLLDYHKMRYGSLDINKSAVDLSAATSLVLELSHHLLGNKPIRIINQVPNDLALVSSDPQRLEQVMYNLVGNAIKYTTEGKIVISASIIDDNIRVQVVDTGQGIPAEYLDHIFEPLIQAGQDANRYRQGAGLGLSISRQLIELMGGSLYVSSQTMVGTTFSFTLPLASEEEIAATSPANPFSHFQAPEIIENHQLDACVIDENPDGPLLIIADDEPVNLRVLDSFLKIEGYRVRTANDGPETIELIKKEKPELLLLDIMMPGMSGYQVCETLRKEFDHAQLPIIMLTALNQTEDRVRGFDVGANDYLSKPFNKQELAARITAHLSASKAEQRRVENDQLQQELKQRALVEANLLETQGRLLEQLESAPEAIICIRDDKHIRFANEAATKLFRRSQEQLKRSRADEIIAPKYLNVEQAHYCGDIDIYINDTRQHISTDILKLPQGSGLDSMYIFNVGGGVNSARINNLETAVEALSSYAFEGDKDKLQQLKELGGEFTRIADKAAGEGKNKQDIMREVLVEAMTNSLDYWESVTGESKFAFAEKSQLWRVYLDRSTLQTRTLDKYLRVETLPKTPRWRTVLSSIEFILEHCNEQSPERTHIEALRDKLQKLLTS; from the coding sequence ATGTTCAGATTCTATCGAAAACAGAAGTTTAAGCGCCTTCAAAACACCCTAATGCTTGCATTTCTTGTTCTTAGTATTACCCCTGTCACTGTCATCGCCTTCTTCTTTCTTCAATCACACAGTGCGGACCTACAAGAACAAAGTACCTCTCATTTAGTTTCAGTGCGAGATACTAAGCAGCAGCAAGTCACCGATTACTTACAAGCACAAGAGTCACAGGTCATTGGATTTGTACGCTCCGAGCTCGCCATAGCCAGTGGTGGACGTTTTTATGGATTAGTTAACGCATTTCAACGGCTTGGGCTAGATATAGATGAGGCTAGAGAAAATGCACAACAACGATACATCCAAGGTTCTGGCAACCAGATAAAAACATCAATCCTTCCTGAATCAAGCAGTTACGTTGGAAGCGAACGCTACCGTCTGCTTCATAAGCGCTACCATCAAGCCTATCTTGAATTATTAAAACGCTCTGATTTTGATGATATTTTACTTGTCGATATCAATGGTAACGTCACTTACTCCGTCTATAAGAATGACAATTACGGTACTAATTTAACAACCGGTGTATATAAAGACTCTAATTTAGGGAAAACATTTACGCGATTGAACCAAGACGTGATAAGCAAACGTAAGTCGAATGAAGACTATACGCCTATCATTGTTTCTGATTTTGAATTAGAAAATGGTAAGCAAAGTGCATGGCTCGGAGCGCCTATTATTCAACAAGGTTACCTGCACAGTTACGCAATGTTTAGGCTGCCAAACAATGGCATCACAAACCTTATCGCCGACCTCAACAAATCATCAAATATGCATTCGCTTTTAGTGGGTAGTGACCACTTACCTCGTAGTTTAGCTCATAGCCAAGAGTCGATAAATTTAAGCCTTGAGGTTGTAGATAAAGCCTTAGCCGGTGAAAATGCAGTAGGTACTTTTAATAATGCACTAGGTGAACCGACTATTGCAGCATACACCCCAATTAAGCTTAAATATGCAACCTGGGCTCTTGTGGTGGAACTACCTGAAAAAGAAGCTTTTTCTCGAATATATCAACTCGAAAAAATATTTATTATCACCATGCTTACTGCCATTATTTTGGTAGTAGTTGCTTCTCACTACCTTTCTAATTTCATTACTTCCCCACTTCTAAAGTTAACTTGGGCTGCAGAAAAAGTATCGGCTGGTGATTTGGATGAAGCAATGATCAACATGGAGCGAAAAGATGAGATTGGACGCCTTGCAGTAAGCTTTGAAAGAATGCAGCGCTCTATTCGCGAAAAAATACTCCTGATAAAAAGCCAAAACCAAGAACTTGAGGACAACTTAAAAGTCATCCAAAAACAGAATGACGACCTTCAACTTGCCAATAAGCTTAAAGATGAATTCTTAGCCACAACATCTCATGAGTTAAGAACTCCATTACACGGTATGGTCGGTATCGCTGAAGCTTTGATCTCAGGAGCAAACGGTCCTATCCCTGCGAGTCAAAAGTACCAACTCGACATTATTATTAACAGCGGACAACGCTTAACCACCTTGGTCGATGATCTTCTGGACTATCACAAGATGCGCTATGGCAGCTTAGACATCAACAAATCAGCCGTAGACCTTTCAGCAGCCACCAGCTTAGTTTTAGAACTTTCCCATCACTTATTGGGCAATAAACCAATTCGCATTATTAACCAAGTACCAAATGACCTAGCACTTGTATCATCAGATCCTCAGCGACTTGAACAGGTGATGTATAACTTAGTTGGCAACGCCATTAAATATACTACTGAAGGTAAGATTGTCATTTCAGCCAGTATTATTGATGACAACATTCGCGTGCAAGTTGTCGATACTGGGCAAGGAATTCCTGCGGAATATTTAGACCATATTTTCGAACCGCTCATTCAAGCTGGCCAAGATGCAAACCGCTATAGACAAGGTGCAGGTCTAGGATTATCAATTAGCCGCCAACTTATCGAACTAATGGGTGGCTCACTGTATGTAAGCAGCCAAACCATGGTAGGGACTACCTTTAGCTTTACCCTTCCACTTGCATCCGAAGAAGAAATAGCGGCAACTAGCCCTGCTAATCCTTTTTCCCACTTCCAAGCACCTGAAATTATTGAAAACCATCAGCTAGATGCCTGTGTCATTGATGAAAACCCTGATGGTCCGTTATTAATTATTGCCGACGACGAGCCTGTAAACCTGAGAGTTCTGGATAGCTTCTTAAAAATAGAAGGCTACAGAGTTCGTACAGCAAATGATGGCCCTGAAACTATTGAACTAATAAAGAAAGAAAAACCTGAACTTTTATTGCTCGATATCATGATGCCAGGAATGAGTGGCTATCAAGTTTGTGAAACTCTCAGAAAAGAATTCGATCACGCGCAACTGCCTATCATAATGCTCACGGCTCTAAATCAAACAGAAGACCGCGTAAGAGGTTTTGATGTTGGTGCAAATGACTACTTATCAAAACCATTTAATAAACAGGAACTTGCAGCAAGGATTACTGCACATTTATCCGCAAGCAAAGCTGAACAACGCCGAGTAGAAAATGATCAGCTGCAGCAAGAGCTGAAGCAGAGAGCATTGGTTGAAGCGAACCTGTTAGAAACACAAGGAAGGTTACTGGAACAGCTAGAGTCCGCGCCAGAGGCAATTATTTGTATTCGAGATGATAAGCACATCCGTTTCGCGAACGAAGCTGCGACCAAACTATTCAGAAGAAGCCAAGAACAACTGAAACGCTCTAGAGCTGATGAAATTATTGCGCCGAAATACTTAAATGTGGAACAGGCGCACTATTGTGGCGACATCGATATATACATAAATGATACAAGGCAGCATATATCAACGGATATTCTCAAGCTTCCACAAGGCTCAGGGTTAGATTCCATGTATATTTTCAATGTTGGAGGCGGGGTTAATTCAGCTCGAATTAATAACCTAGAGACAGCTGTAGAGGCGCTTTCTAGCTATGCATTCGAAGGGGACAAAGATAAATTACAGCAACTTAAAGAGCTTGGTGGAGAATTTACTCGCATTGCGGATAAAGCCGCTGGTGAAGGTAAAAATAAGCAAGACATCATGCGAGAAGTCTTAGTTGAAGCTATGACTAACTCACTAGATTACTGGGAATCAGTAACTGGTGAAAGTAAGTTCGCTTTTGCGGAGAAGAGCCAACTATGGCGAGTCTATCTAGATAGAAGCACTTTACAAACTAGAACACTAGATAAGTACTTGCGCGTAGAAACGCTGCCTAAGACTCCTAGATGGCGTACAGTGCTCAGTTCAATTGAATTTATTCTAGAGCACTGTAATGAACAAAGCCCTGAGCGTACCCACATCGAAGCACTTAGAGATAAGCTCCAAAAACTACTGACTAGCTAA
- a CDS encoding ABC transporter substrate-binding protein, which produces MLANIKKTALATAIIATATTGFASVATAAERSELTIHPKEFTTFVRNFNPYLGATNLHTTTDFLYEPLVVFNEMHGNTPVFRLAENYKMSDDLMSVTFDIRKGVKWSDGETFSADDVVFSFNLVKNKPELDQSGINSWVSSVEKLNDNQVRFRLTEANSNVPYEIAKVPVVPKHIWKDIKDPATFTNENPVGSGPFTEIDTFTAQLYIQCENPNYWDADNLDVDCLRVPQIANNDQFLGKVVNSEMDWTSSFVPDIDRTYAAASPKHHYWYPPAGTQAFVVNFKHPDAAKNEALSNVDFRRAFSMALDRQTIIDIAFYGGGTVNDFASGLGYAFEAWSDEKTHNKYKGFNTYNAEGAKDLLAKAGFKDVNKDGFVDTPSGKSFELMIQSPNGWTDFNNTVQLAVEQLNEIGIKAKARTPDFSVYNQAMLEGTYDVAYTNYFHGADPYTYWNSAYNSALQSGDGMPRFAMHYYENSKLDGLLNSFYKTADKNEQLEIAHGIQRIIAEDQVTVPVLSGAYMFQYNTTRFTGWWNEENPKGRPNIWAGIPERLLHVLDLKPVK; this is translated from the coding sequence ATGCTTGCCAATATAAAAAAAACAGCACTAGCAACAGCAATTATTGCAACTGCTACGACAGGTTTTGCATCAGTAGCAACCGCTGCAGAACGCAGTGAACTGACTATCCACCCGAAGGAATTTACTACTTTCGTACGTAACTTTAACCCGTACTTAGGTGCTACTAACCTTCATACAACAACTGACTTCTTATATGAGCCTCTTGTTGTATTTAACGAAATGCACGGTAACACGCCGGTTTTCCGCTTAGCTGAAAACTACAAAATGTCTGATGACTTGATGAGCGTGACTTTCGACATTCGTAAAGGTGTTAAATGGTCTGATGGCGAAACATTCTCTGCTGATGATGTTGTTTTTTCTTTCAACCTAGTAAAAAACAAGCCTGAGCTTGACCAAAGTGGTATCAACTCTTGGGTTTCTAGCGTTGAGAAACTGAACGATAACCAAGTTCGCTTCCGTCTAACTGAAGCAAACTCAAATGTGCCTTACGAAATTGCTAAAGTACCTGTAGTACCTAAGCATATTTGGAAAGACATCAAAGATCCTGCAACGTTTACTAATGAAAACCCAGTAGGTTCAGGTCCGTTCACTGAAATTGATACTTTCACAGCTCAACTTTACATTCAGTGTGAAAACCCGAATTACTGGGATGCTGATAACCTAGACGTTGACTGTTTACGTGTACCTCAAATCGCTAACAATGACCAATTCCTTGGTAAAGTTGTAAACAGCGAAATGGACTGGACGTCTTCATTCGTACCAGACATTGATCGTACATACGCTGCTGCAAGTCCTAAACACCACTACTGGTACCCGCCAGCAGGTACTCAAGCATTCGTAGTTAACTTCAAGCACCCAGACGCTGCTAAAAACGAAGCGCTAAGCAATGTTGACTTCCGTCGTGCATTCTCTATGGCTCTTGACCGTCAAACAATCATCGACATCGCATTCTACGGTGGCGGTACAGTGAATGACTTCGCATCTGGTCTAGGTTACGCATTCGAAGCATGGTCTGACGAAAAGACTCACAACAAGTACAAAGGCTTCAACACGTACAATGCTGAAGGTGCTAAAGACCTTCTAGCAAAAGCTGGCTTTAAAGATGTCAACAAAGATGGCTTTGTTGACACTCCATCTGGTAAGTCGTTCGAGCTAATGATTCAATCGCCAAACGGCTGGACTGATTTCAACAACACAGTTCAACTAGCAGTAGAGCAATTGAATGAAATCGGTATTAAAGCGAAAGCTCGTACACCTGATTTCTCTGTATACAACCAAGCGATGCTTGAGGGTACATACGACGTAGCTTACACAAACTACTTCCACGGTGCTGATCCATACACTTACTGGAACAGTGCTTACAACTCAGCACTACAATCTGGTGATGGTATGCCTCGTTTCGCGATGCACTACTATGAAAACAGCAAACTAGACGGTCTTCTAAACAGCTTCTACAAGACAGCTGATAAGAACGAACAGCTAGAAATTGCACATGGTATTCAACGTATCATCGCTGAAGATCAAGTAACAGTTCCTGTTCTATCTGGTGCTTACATGTTCCAGTACAACACAACTCGCTTTACGGGTTGGTGGAACGAAGAAAATCCAAAAGGCCGTCCAAACATTTGGGCTGGTATCCCAGAGCGTCTACTTCATGTACTGGACCTAAAACCAGTTAAATAA
- a CDS encoding ABC transporter permease, protein MGYFLRRLSFYFVALLVAATLNFIIPRAMPGDPVTMMFANASVQVTPERIAAMKELLGFVDGGLLVQYIAYMKNILSWELGTSIQFYPLSVNTLLGGAFGWSLFLAGTAVILSFSIGSILGIFAAWRRGSKYDTFVTPGMLVIQAVPQVVIAMLAMFTFAIGLKWFPTGYAYTAGTLPDWTSWEFIKDVLYHAALPLFCASVVQIGGFLVNMRNNMINLLAEDYITMAKGKGLSENRVVFNYAARNAMLPSVTALSMSLGMAIGGQLIIEIIFNYPGLGSVLFNAITARDYQVLQGQLLIMTLFMLFFNLLADMLYVVLDPRLRKGGK, encoded by the coding sequence ATGGGTTATTTTTTAAGACGTTTGTCATTTTATTTTGTCGCGCTGTTAGTTGCTGCGACGTTAAACTTTATTATTCCGCGAGCAATGCCTGGTGACCCAGTTACCATGATGTTTGCTAACGCTTCAGTTCAAGTAACACCAGAGCGTATCGCTGCCATGAAAGAGCTTCTTGGCTTTGTAGATGGCGGATTACTTGTTCAATACATCGCATACATGAAAAACATTCTAAGCTGGGAGCTTGGTACATCTATCCAATTTTACCCGCTTTCAGTTAATACACTTCTAGGTGGAGCATTTGGTTGGTCTCTATTCCTAGCCGGTACAGCTGTAATCTTGTCATTCTCGATCGGCTCAATACTCGGTATTTTTGCTGCTTGGCGCCGTGGTAGTAAGTACGACACATTTGTTACTCCAGGGATGCTTGTTATTCAAGCTGTTCCTCAGGTTGTTATCGCAATGCTTGCGATGTTCACTTTCGCAATCGGATTAAAATGGTTCCCGACTGGTTACGCTTATACCGCAGGTACTCTACCTGACTGGACAAGCTGGGAATTCATCAAAGATGTCTTATACCACGCAGCTCTTCCTCTATTTTGTGCTTCTGTCGTTCAAATTGGTGGCTTCTTAGTAAACATGCGTAACAACATGATCAACTTACTGGCTGAAGACTACATCACAATGGCTAAAGGTAAGGGGCTAAGTGAAAACCGAGTGGTATTCAACTACGCAGCTCGAAACGCAATGCTACCAAGTGTAACGGCTTTATCTATGTCTCTTGGTATGGCAATTGGTGGTCAGCTTATCATCGAAATCATCTTTAACTACCCAGGTCTAGGCAGCGTTCTTTTCAACGCAATCACAGCTCGTGACTACCAAGTTCTACAAGGTCAGTTACTTATCATGACGCTATTTATGCTGTTCTTTAACTTACTAGCAGACATGCTTTACGTTGTACTTGACCCTCGCCTACGTAAGGGAGGTAAATAA
- a CDS encoding ABC transporter permease — translation MKGIIKLIWGNPVALVGVVILSVFLFIALAAPLVTKHAPDKRTGNPHEYPGFVVKSAQANPDGWIATNLADDRRTLIMSKKADHVLGTSRMGRDIWSQVAYGARVSLAVGFGAGLTVCFFATVIGVSAGYFGGRVDDILTAAMNIMLVIPQYPLLFVVAAFVGEAGPLTIALIIGCTSWAWGARVVRSQTLALREKEFVKAAEVLGESSFRIIFVEILPNLISIVGASFIGSVMYAIMMEATISFLGLGDPNTISWGIMLYNVQTSSSMLIGAWWELLAPCIALTFLVTGLALLNFAVDEIANPQLRSHKGMKRWKKLAAQDKSEREPELPPQNALWSGDK, via the coding sequence ATGAAAGGTATTATCAAACTAATTTGGGGAAACCCTGTAGCACTAGTTGGTGTTGTGATTCTAAGCGTATTTTTATTCATCGCTTTAGCAGCTCCACTGGTTACTAAGCACGCTCCTGATAAGCGAACGGGCAACCCACATGAATACCCAGGTTTTGTTGTTAAATCAGCACAAGCTAACCCAGATGGTTGGATTGCTACAAACCTAGCAGATGACCGACGTACACTAATCATGTCGAAAAAAGCAGACCATGTATTAGGCACTTCTCGTATGGGTCGTGATATCTGGTCACAAGTGGCTTACGGTGCACGAGTTTCTCTAGCGGTAGGTTTTGGTGCAGGTCTAACAGTTTGTTTCTTCGCAACGGTAATAGGAGTTTCCGCTGGCTACTTCGGTGGTCGTGTTGATGACATCTTAACCGCGGCAATGAACATCATGTTGGTTATCCCTCAATACCCGCTTCTATTCGTAGTAGCAGCATTTGTCGGGGAGGCTGGTCCATTAACCATTGCATTGATAATTGGGTGTACATCCTGGGCTTGGGGCGCACGTGTTGTCCGCTCACAAACCTTAGCCTTACGTGAGAAAGAATTTGTTAAAGCAGCTGAAGTTCTAGGTGAATCATCATTCCGAATTATCTTTGTGGAAATTCTTCCAAACCTAATTTCGATTGTAGGTGCGAGCTTCATTGGCTCTGTAATGTACGCAATCATGATGGAAGCAACTATCTCATTCTTAGGTCTTGGTGACCCGAATACAATTAGCTGGGGCATCATGCTGTACAACGTACAGACATCATCTTCAATGCTGATTGGCGCATGGTGGGAATTACTGGCTCCTTGTATCGCCCTGACATTCCTTGTAACAGGACTGGCGCTACTTAACTTCGCTGTTGATGAAATTGCTAACCCGCAATTACGTTCACACAAAGGTATGAAACGCTGGAAGAAACTAGCGGCACAAGACAAGTCTGAGCGTGAGCCAGAACTACCACCACAAAATGCACTTTGGAGCGGAGATAAATAA